The Aerosakkonema funiforme FACHB-1375 region GATCGCGTTCGATCGATACTTGAAGGCTTAGCGTATACCGCCACGTCGGGAATTCCTACCAAAACGCTTTCCTCAATGTCGCTCAAATAGGTACGTTTTTCAATTGCGACTCGATATTTAGGACGCAGATCGGGTGCTATGGCGATCGCGATCGCTACAATCAATCGATGATGAACTTCCGACCACAATTCGGAATTTTCTAAATAGGGGTTCATCCCTGGAAATGGTGAAGGCATTTTGTTACCTCAAACTATAGCTAGGGCGTCGGGGTTAGGGGCTAGAGGCTAGGGGAAGAAGGGACTAGAAATCTTGGGAAAAGGTGCAACTGGTGAACGTCTTAACTGACGAGAGCGGTTGCTATATTAGCTCTATTTAATCTTAGCGTTTATAAATAAATGTGCGCTGAATAAATAGACATGGCAACATCTCAGCTTTCCACAGTAAACTCTGACGGGTCGATTCCCCAATTCACCCAGCGAATTGCTTCACGCGCTGATGTCATATTGGGTGGAACGCGCAAGGCGTGAATAAAACCAGTGCTGGGACAAGTCATTTTTAGTAGATAAATTGGCTCGACATCTACATCGCTATCTATTTTTAATAAACTGTATTCCCGCCAAGAATCTAATTCGGTTGCTTGCAATTCCTGGCAAATTCGAGCGTAGCCAATAGTTTGGACTAGCAATCGGCGAATTTCGGCATTTTCTTCTGATAAAAGCCATTGTGCTTGCCACTCGTGCTGAGGCAAAAAGTATTTTTTGAATAAGTTAAGACCGTAGACAAAGGCATAGTGTAGTTGAATAAGCGATCGCAATGGACTCAGATCTGTGATTTGATTGTTATCGAGATAGAGTTCGGTCAAATTGGTGAGAGTAGAAAGTCCACTAATGTCTCTGATTTGATTGTTATCGAGATAGAGAATGGTCAAATTGGTGAGAGTAGAAAGTCCACTGATGTCTGTGATTTGATTGTTAGTGAGATCGAGTTCGGTCAAATTGGTGAGAGTAGAAAGTCCACTGATGTCTGTGATTTTATTGTTATAGAGATTGAGGTCGGTCAAATTGGTGAGGGTAGAAAGTCCACTGATGTCTGTGATTTTATTGTTATAGAGATTGAGGTCGGTCAAATTGGTGAGGGTAGAAAGTCCACTGATGTCTGTTATTTGATTGTCAGCGAGATCGAGGTAGATCAAATTAGTGAGGGGAGAAAGTCCACTGATATCCGTTATTTCATTGTTACCGAGAATGAGTTTGATCAAATTGGTGAGGGTCGAAAGTCCACCGATGTCTGTTATTTGATTGTCCCTGAGATTGAGGTAGGTCAAATTGGTGAGGGTCGAAAGTCCACTGATGTCTGTTATTTGATTGTAATTGAGATTGAGGTAGGTCAAATTGGTGAAAGGAGAAAGTCCACTGATGTCTGTTATTTGATTGTACCTGAGATTGAAGTAGGTCAAATTGGTGAGGGTCGAAAGTCCACTGATGTCTGTTATTTGATTGTCTTCGAGATAGAGGTAGGTCAAATTGGCGAGAGGAGAAAGTCCACTGATGTCTGTTATTTGATTGCTGGATAGATCCAATTCAGTGCGGTTTGAAAGTATCCGATCGGCTTCTTCACAATCAGAAGTTCCCGCAATCTCTAACAGCAAATCGATCGTATGCTTCGCCTCTTTTGAAAGGCTGTCTTTGTGCAAACACCAATCGGCAAAGCAGGTGAAGGTTTTTGTTATTTCTGGTTCTAGTGAGGACATCAGGAGATTTTTCAATTATAAGTGAGGACGACGTAACCAAGCTTTAACTTTTTCCGGCCAATGTGATGGACTATCTTCTGGACGAATTTTAAGATCGAACATGGAAAGAATCAGCGGTGCGCCACCCACTTTCACGCTCATCAATACATGAATAGCTATAGCTGCAACTACCACACACCAAGCTATCAGGTGAACGTAGTACCAAACATGACTCATTTCTCCTTTCGGTAACCAATTTTCATCCTGAAATTTACCCGAAACTAAAGCAAATATGCCTGCAACTAACATCATGGTATTGGCAAGGCGTTGCAAGCTGTACCACCAGATTGGTTTGCCTACTTTCGTTAAGTTTTTCAATGAATCTGGTTGTACTAAGCGTTGCGAACCCGCACGGATACTGTAAATAGCAAACAGAATCAGAATTGGCAGAAAGAAAAACCCAAATGTACCGTGAATATCGATTAATTCTCGGTTTTTGAGAGTTATTCCCAGGCGACCGAAGCGACCGTCCCAACTATCGTAGACTAAAAATCCGGTAATTGCTGCACCGATAACAATGAAAGAAGTGATGTTGTGCAGTAAACGGAAAAGTAGGGGTTGATATGGTTTAGATTGTGGCATTGGTATGTTCTGATGTAAGTTTTTTTAAATTGTATATTGACTCACTCTAACTCTTTCTCCACATCATCCCATTTCAACCAACCCGCTGCGGTGCGATCGCCACCCGCTGTTTTTAGTTCCGCAAATGCTTTCTCGGCAATTTGCACATCTTCTAAAGTTTCTAGCCATTCTATCAATGCTTCCCAATCTTCAGCATTCAAAACTGCCAGACGCTTTCCTTTTACGGTGACAAATTGGACAGATTGTAACAATTCAAGTCCTGTCATTTTCCGATCTCCACTACAATTTTTCTAGAGTTACCAAAGCATTGTAATCTGGAATACCAGAAGCAGGCGATCGCTTCTTTTTATCTAACAACACATTACCTTCCGGCCAATGTATTTGCAAATTACCCGGTTTCACAGTAGCGATGTAAACTTTTCCGCGCAATTCACCTAAATCGTTCTTTAAAACAACTGCATCGCCATCTTTTAAACCCAATTTTTCTGCATCTTCTCCACTCATCAACACCGCATCTCGCACTGCACCAGTAATCGCATCTTTTCTTTCTTGCACCATACTGTTAAATTGCTTCCCGCGTCGAGTTGTCACTAAAAAACAACCATCTGGCAATTCTCTTTCCGGCAAAGATAAAGGTGCAAAATGAGCTTTCCCATCCCGTGTCGGAAAATGCCAACCAAAGCAGAGATGGGAACCGCCATACTGAAATTGATCTCCCGCTTCTTGCAAATGTTGGATACCCGCATATTGAGGAATAACCAAAGCAATTTCTTCTCGAATCGCAGATGTGCCATCAAAATATATCTTATCTGCAATTTCCGGACGAATTCGCCTTGCCAATTCCATAAAAACTTGCCATTCCGGACGCGCTTCGCCAATGCGATGACCGGGTATTTCCGGACTGAAAATCACCCGCCGTTCGGTAGTGGTTTCTGTTACTCCGCCAGTCACTTCGTAGCGAGTAGTTGCAGGTAACAAAACGACCGTATCCGCAGGTTCGAGTAACATTTGAGAAGAGAGAACAATATCCATATGTACGCGCAGAGGAACACGCTGCAAAGCTGCTTCCACATATTCCGGATCTGGTAAAACTTCTAGAAAATTGCCTCCCACCGAAAACAACACATCTAAGTTATTTTCATAAGCAGCATCGATCGTTTCCGGTGCAGTCATTCCCTTGGATGTCGGTACTTCAAAACCCCAAATTTTACTCAACTCGGCGGCATTTTCAGGAGTGATGGGTTTACCCCCTGGCAAAACAGTTGAGTAGCATCCCATTTCCGCGCCACCCTGCACGCCGGAGTGACCCCGAATTGGCATTAAACCGCATCCTTCTCGACCGACGAAACCTTTAGTTAAAGCTAAATTAATGATGGCACGCACGTTATCTTCGCCGCACTCGTGTTGAGTAATTCCCATACTCCAAACAAATACAGCTTTGTGTGCTTCTCCTACCATTTTAGCGAAGGCGTACATTTCATCGCGGGTAGCGCCGGAAAGTCGCTCTAATTCTGACCAAGATTGCGGATCGAGAGTTGCTTTTAATTCGTCGAAGTTTGTGGTATAATCTTTAATAAATTTTTCGTCAATCCAGTTATTTTCGATTAAGTGTTTCAGCGTGCCATTGAGAAAGGCAATATCCCCGCCCACATTCACCAAAAAGAAATCCTCGGCAAATTTAGTTCCGAATAAAGCACTTTCCACAATCGAAGGAACCCAGTACCTTTCCATTCCCGGTTCCCGATAATTGTTGATGACAACTATTTTAGTACCTGCTTTCTTTGCCCAGTGAAGATATTTAACGGTGACGGGCTGATTGTTGGCCACATTTGAGCCAATGAAGACTAACAAATCCGTACCGATCCAATCTTTATAAGAGCAAGTTGTCGCGGCTACACCGAGCGATGTTTTCAGTGCAGATGTGCTGGGAGAGTGGCATACGCGGGCAGCGTTGTCAATATTATTTGTGCCGATCGCTCTCACGGCTTTCTGTGTTGCGTAATAAGTTTCGTTGACAGTTCCGCGACTGGTGATGTAGAAACCGAGTTTGTCGGGTGTAGTGGCACAAATGCGCGAACTGATAATTGCGATCGCCTCATCCCAACTTACCCGTTGAAAACCCTTTTCTCGCCGTTTCCGCACCATCGGATAAGGCAAGCGTCCCAAATCGCGCAACTCTGCACTGCGCTTATCTTTTAAATTAGAAACATCTTCTAAAATTGCCGGATCGAAAGCTGACATCGTGTTCATCCGCAACAAGCGCAAACGCACATTGCAAACGTGGATACCATCTGTTGTCCAATCTTTCATCCCGGTGGTGCCTAAAGCGCAACCATCGCACACACCTTTGTTGAGGACTTCCCAAGCATAAGGCAGATTGTCTAGACTCATCCAAATTGCTCGAAAAACTTCCCAATAATTGTTGGGATATTGTTCGCCAATGCCGAATGGTTTCCAACTTGCCCAATGTGCGGGAGTCCATGTTTTTGTCGGTTTTTTTAACATTTTTCTATTTAACCTCGCTGCCAAATTTTGATCGTTTTATCCTGACTCGCGCTAATCAAACTTTGCCCATCGGGAGTGAAAATAACGGCATTAACTTGTTCGGTATGTCCGGTAAAAGTGCCTAAAAGTTCTCCCGTTTCCAAATGCCAAATTCTCACAGTTTTATCTTCACTGCCACTAGCGATCGTACTACCATCGGCACAAAGCGCCACGGAAAACACAGCGGCGGTATGTCCCTTAAGCGTGCGAATCATTGCCGCCGTCTCTATATTCCATAGTTTAATGGTGCGATCGCGACTGCCGCTGATCAAGATTTTCCCCATTCCATTAGCAGAAACTGAAGTAAAAAGCACAGCACTAACAATGTGTGAATGTGCCGTAATTGTGTGCAGCAATTTAGCTTTCGGGGAACCGAACACATTTTCCTCATCCAAATGCCATATTTTAATTTTGCGGTAACTGCCACTAGCTAGCAATTGACCGTTGGGACTAAAAGCGAGAGAATGAGGAACGCTATCGCCCCAAGAAAGCGAGTTAAACGCCTCCCGCTTGCGGCGATTCCACAAGTTTATTTTGCGATCGTCCCCACCGCTGGCAAAAGTTTGGCCGCTGGGACTGAAGGCGACGCACCGCACCGCACCTTTATGGTCTTCCAAAATATCGATCAAGTCTTTAGCACCGATGTGCCAAATTTTAATTGTTGAGTCTACACCGCCACCGATCAAAGTTTGTCCATCCTGACTGAAAGCCAGAGAATTCACTTCATCAATTTGCCAAGAATCCATCCAGGGATATTCTGAAAGGACGCAAATCTCCTTACCCGTAGTCATATCCCAAAGCCTGATTTCCCCGCGACTGCCACTAGCCAAAATTTGCCCAGATGGATTGATGGCAAGCGAATAAATTGGGTCTGGATGACCGATGAGGGTATGCAAGCATCTCCAACCGCCCACAACTGTAATGAGAGGATTACGATCGGGCATCTGTTGAATTGTTTCAGGGACTAGCAACCGATCTTCTGGGGGAGTGTTGGCGGGATTTAACGATTCCAAATAACATCGCAAACCGCCAGCATAGAGCAAATCGCCTGGTTTCAGGTAAGTTTTGGGGCCGCTGAATTTAATCTGGTCTGCGGGCAAAAAACCAGCCAATAATGTTTCGATTTGCCTACCTCGCGAGTGATAGGTAGCTATAAAAAACGAACAAATAAAGATGAAAAGTTTATGAGTCTTGATGTCTGATTGAGTTACTAACCACCGGACTTTATCTTTTTTGAGGCTGGTAAAACTTTCGTTATCGCAAATGTGAACTTGAATGCTTACTGTGGGATAGTCTGCCAGGGTATAAGTAAATCTACTTTCATTACGTAGGCTTCCCTCATCATTCAGTTCTATGTTTGAGAGAGGGTCAATTTTAACTTTTTTGATTAGTTTGTCCAGACGCGCCGACATAATTGCATCGACCAGCCGCTCTCGGATCAGGTATTGGTATGCGTCGTGCTGGAATTGTGCTTGGAAATCTATCCAGTTATTGTACTCTGGGGGAGGCGGTGGCGGATTTTTGGCGATTCGGTCAGCTTCTCGCTGGCTTGTTTCCAGTATTGTTTGTAACTCGTCGCCACAGATTACCATCATTTCGCTGTGGCAACCTCGGATTTCGGAATTCAGCATACTCGGCTCTAGCGCTTTTTGCTTGCTCAGCCGTTTAACGAAGTCAGCTTGTTGATATCTCAGCGGTGTTGTCCAATCCATCGGCAAGAGGAGATTTTATTATCTGAGGGTAGGATTTTGTTCTGTAAGCGTTTTTAATGCAAGTGCCGATCGCCAACGACTTGTCGAATTCAGCTTTTATTGCTACGTTGGCCAATAATATCCTTGAGAGGATTATCGGGGTGCTTTCATCATCGACCCTAGCACGAAGTAATACAGACGATCCGTTTGAGTCGATCGTTTTTTCCCGAAAGCTGAGGCAAAACTAATCATTTATTCTGAGGGTCTGCCGCACAAGGCTTGTAAGTTGGCTGGGAAAATGCTTAGAGCCTGTTTGTAAAGAAAAGTTAAGCCCCGATCGACCCAGTTTCTACGTTGAAATTTGTTGACAAACAGCCTCTAAGAGAGAGCTTTGCCAGAGCCATCCTCCACGTTTGCAGTTTTCCAATCTCTTACGTAGGGAGTCAGGGTAATTAAATCCTCAACATTACGCTGTATATTAACGCAAATTGCATCTAGGGGTAGGTCATTGGGATCGTTGCCAAAGGGATTTTCAATTTCAACTCCCATTTCCTCAATGCCAAACAAAGCGAAACTAATCAAAACTACGATTATTCCGGTAAAAAAACCGAAATCCCTGACCAAAGAAAATGGCAAGAAGATACAATAAAGTAATAATAATTGTTTGAGGTGAATCGCATAGGCCAGCGGCATCGGTGTTCTGAGAATCCGCTCGCATCCACCCAAACAATCTACCAAAATGTTCAGCAACTCCTTCATCGCATTCAATTGATATATGTGCAGGCAGTTTTTTTCATATTGTTCCTGTAGGTAATCCTCAATCCAGAAAGCAATTTCTAAAGGAGGATTGTTCATAGTCTTGAGCTTTTGATACCTAGATTGGGAGATTAATCCTTCTAAATCGTTGTCGATCGGCTCTGACCTTAACAGCAACTTAGTCGCCACTGCAAAAGCAACCAGTAACTTTAGTGCGGAGATTTTGGCATTTTTATCTTTTGGTTCGCGTTCTTCAACGGATACCCAAATTTGACGAGATAAGTTACGCACGCTATTGTTTATATTTCCCCAAAGTTTGCGGCCTTCCCAAAATCTATCGTAAGCTGTATTTGTGCGAAAAACCAATAATAAACCTAAGACAATACTGGGAATTACACTACTTAATGTCGGTAAATCTACAGGCAGTCTAAAATGATAAAGTATAGATACGAAAATGCCAAAAACCCCACATCCGATGACGCGAGGCAATACGATCGGAACTACCGAACCTTGAAGGCGTAAAACAGCTTTTAACCAAGACTGCCTTTTCCTATTCATATTACCTACCCTGAAAAACGTTTCTTGAGTTTTTAGTATGCCGATCTTTGGGAGTGGGGGAGTCAAAAGTCAAAAGTCAAAAGTCAAAAGTTCTCCTCTTCCCCTAACCCCTAACCCCTAACCCCTAGCCCCTAGCCCCTAACCCCTAGTATCAATGAATGGCTTCAGGTGGTGTTTCTCCACCAGGCGTGCGAAGCATCTCCACCATTTCTTGAATTTCCAACGGCGGTGGTGCAGTCAGACGAGAAACAACGAAAGTGACAACAAAATTGATCGCCATTCCCAAAGTGCCAATTCCCTCCGGGGAGACACCGAAAAACCAAGGTGGCATTCCATAGAATTTGACTCCCACGATGTAGAAGAGGGTGAAAATTAAACCTACCAACATCCCGGCGATCGCACCTTCTCGATTTGTGCGTTTGTCAAATATTCCCAAAATAATTACCGGGAAAAAGCTTGCTGCTGCCAAACCAAACGCAAAAGCCACTACTTGAGCGACAAAACCTGGGGGATTGACGCCGAAGTACCCCGCAATGGCGATCGCAAATCCGATCATAATCCGACCGGCCATCACCCGTTTCGCTTCCGAAGCATTCGGATCGATGATGCGATAGTAAATATCGTGTGCGATCGAACTGGAAATTACCAACAGCAACCCGGATGCCGTGGACAAAGCGGCTGCCAGTCCTCCCGTCGCCACCAAAGCAATCACCCAAGGAGCGAGTTTTGCGACTTCTGGTGTAGAAAGCACGATGATATCGCGATCGATAGTAATTTCGCTTGTCGCTTTATCAGGTGTTAGCTGAATGCGCCCATCGCCATTTTTATCCTCAAACGTCAACAGCTTTGTTTTTTCCCATTTATTCGCCCAATCAAGCTGTTGAATTTCCTCCACAGTTTTGTTGTGCAAGCTGTCGATCAAATTATAGCGGGCAAAGCTGGATAAAGCGGGAGCCGTAGTATAAAGTATGGCGATAAACAGCAACGCCCAACCAGCGGAGAAACGCGCCGAACGCACGTCAGGAACAGTGTAAAAGCGCACAATAATATGAGGTAATCCGGCAGTTCCCACCATCAGCGCGATCGTGCTAAACAAAACATCCAGCTGCGATTGGTTGGCAAAGGGTTTGGTGTACTCCTGAAAACCGAGATCGACTTGGATTTGGTTGAGTTTAGCAACGATATCGCTAAAAGTGAAGGCCAACTGGGGGATGGGGTTGCCGGTCAGCAATACTGAAATAGCGATCGCTGGAATCAGATAAGCGACAATCAACACGCCGTACTGCGCCACCTGCGTCCAAGTGATGCCTTTCATTCCTCCCAAGACTGCGAAAAAGGCGACAACAATCATCCCGATAATCACGCCGGTGTTGATGTCCACTTGCAAGAAGCGGCTGAACACAATTCCCACACCGCGCATCTGTCCGGCGACGTAG contains the following coding sequences:
- a CDS encoding bestrophin family protein, giving the protein MNRKRQSWLKAVLRLQGSVVPIVLPRVIGCGVFGIFVSILYHFRLPVDLPTLSSVIPSIVLGLLLVFRTNTAYDRFWEGRKLWGNINNSVRNLSRQIWVSVEEREPKDKNAKISALKLLVAFAVATKLLLRSEPIDNDLEGLISQSRYQKLKTMNNPPLEIAFWIEDYLQEQYEKNCLHIYQLNAMKELLNILVDCLGGCERILRTPMPLAYAIHLKQLLLLYCIFLPFSLVRDFGFFTGIIVVLISFALFGIEEMGVEIENPFGNDPNDLPLDAICVNIQRNVEDLITLTPYVRDWKTANVEDGSGKALS
- a CDS encoding FdhF/YdeP family oxidoreductase produces the protein MLKKPTKTWTPAHWASWKPFGIGEQYPNNYWEVFRAIWMSLDNLPYAWEVLNKGVCDGCALGTTGMKDWTTDGIHVCNVRLRLLRMNTMSAFDPAILEDVSNLKDKRSAELRDLGRLPYPMVRKRREKGFQRVSWDEAIAIISSRICATTPDKLGFYITSRGTVNETYYATQKAVRAIGTNNIDNAARVCHSPSTSALKTSLGVAATTCSYKDWIGTDLLVFIGSNVANNQPVTVKYLHWAKKAGTKIVVINNYREPGMERYWVPSIVESALFGTKFAEDFFLVNVGGDIAFLNGTLKHLIENNWIDEKFIKDYTTNFDELKATLDPQSWSELERLSGATRDEMYAFAKMVGEAHKAVFVWSMGITQHECGEDNVRAIINLALTKGFVGREGCGLMPIRGHSGVQGGAEMGCYSTVLPGGKPITPENAAELSKIWGFEVPTSKGMTAPETIDAAYENNLDVLFSVGGNFLEVLPDPEYVEAALQRVPLRVHMDIVLSSQMLLEPADTVVLLPATTRYEVTGGVTETTTERRVIFSPEIPGHRIGEARPEWQVFMELARRIRPEIADKIYFDGTSAIREEIALVIPQYAGIQHLQEAGDQFQYGGSHLCFGWHFPTRDGKAHFAPLSLPERELPDGCFLVTTRRGKQFNSMVQERKDAITGAVRDAVLMSGEDAEKLGLKDGDAVVLKNDLGELRGKVYIATVKPGNLQIHWPEGNVLLDKKKRSPASGIPDYNALVTLEKL
- a CDS encoding leucine-rich repeat domain-containing protein encodes the protein MSSLEPEITKTFTCFADWCLHKDSLSKEAKHTIDLLLEIAGTSDCEEADRILSNRTELDLSSNQITDISGLSPLANLTYLYLEDNQITDISGLSTLTNLTYFNLRYNQITDISGLSPFTNLTYLNLNYNQITDISGLSTLTNLTYLNLRDNQITDIGGLSTLTNLIKLILGNNEITDISGLSPLTNLIYLDLADNQITDISGLSTLTNLTDLNLYNNKITDISGLSTLTNLTDLNLYNNKITDISGLSTLTNLTELDLTNNQITDISGLSTLTNLTILYLDNNQIRDISGLSTLTNLTELYLDNNQITDLSPLRSLIQLHYAFVYGLNLFKKYFLPQHEWQAQWLLSEENAEIRRLLVQTIGYARICQELQATELDSWREYSLLKIDSDVDVEPIYLLKMTCPSTGFIHALRVPPNMTSAREAIRWVNWGIDPSEFTVES
- a CDS encoding cytochrome b/b6 domain-containing protein: MPQSKPYQPLLFRLLHNITSFIVIGAAITGFLVYDSWDGRFGRLGITLKNRELIDIHGTFGFFFLPILILFAIYSIRAGSQRLVQPDSLKNLTKVGKPIWWYSLQRLANTMMLVAGIFALVSGKFQDENWLPKGEMSHVWYYVHLIAWCVVVAAIAIHVLMSVKVGGAPLILSMFDLKIRPEDSPSHWPEKVKAWLRRPHL
- a CDS encoding WD40 repeat domain-containing protein; this encodes MDWTTPLRYQQADFVKRLSKQKALEPSMLNSEIRGCHSEMMVICGDELQTILETSQREADRIAKNPPPPPPEYNNWIDFQAQFQHDAYQYLIRERLVDAIMSARLDKLIKKVKIDPLSNIELNDEGSLRNESRFTYTLADYPTVSIQVHICDNESFTSLKKDKVRWLVTQSDIKTHKLFIFICSFFIATYHSRGRQIETLLAGFLPADQIKFSGPKTYLKPGDLLYAGGLRCYLESLNPANTPPEDRLLVPETIQQMPDRNPLITVVGGWRCLHTLIGHPDPIYSLAINPSGQILASGSRGEIRLWDMTTGKEICVLSEYPWMDSWQIDEVNSLAFSQDGQTLIGGGVDSTIKIWHIGAKDLIDILEDHKGAVRCVAFSPSGQTFASGGDDRKINLWNRRKREAFNSLSWGDSVPHSLAFSPNGQLLASGSYRKIKIWHLDEENVFGSPKAKLLHTITAHSHIVSAVLFTSVSANGMGKILISGSRDRTIKLWNIETAAMIRTLKGHTAAVFSVALCADGSTIASGSEDKTVRIWHLETGELLGTFTGHTEQVNAVIFTPDGQSLISASQDKTIKIWQRG
- a CDS encoding sodium:solute symporter family protein; its protein translation is MSVELWTIFLVSLSFIAYLYIGWHTRAKGSADFFVAGRGVPSIANGAATAADWMSAASFISMAGLISFLGYDGSVYLMGWTGGYVLLALLLAPYLRKFGKYTVPDFVGDRYYSNIARLVAVVAAIFISMTYVAGQMRGVGIVFSRFLQVDINTGVIIGMIVVAFFAVLGGMKGITWTQVAQYGVLIVAYLIPAIAISVLLTGNPIPQLAFTFSDIVAKLNQIQVDLGFQEYTKPFANQSQLDVLFSTIALMVGTAGLPHIIVRFYTVPDVRSARFSAGWALLFIAILYTTAPALSSFARYNLIDSLHNKTVEEIQQLDWANKWEKTKLLTFEDKNGDGRIQLTPDKATSEITIDRDIIVLSTPEVAKLAPWVIALVATGGLAAALSTASGLLLVISSSIAHDIYYRIIDPNASEAKRVMAGRIMIGFAIAIAGYFGVNPPGFVAQVVAFAFGLAAASFFPVIILGIFDKRTNREGAIAGMLVGLIFTLFYIVGVKFYGMPPWFFGVSPEGIGTLGMAINFVVTFVVSRLTAPPPLEIQEMVEMLRTPGGETPPEAIH